Proteins encoded together in one Penicillium digitatum chromosome 1, complete sequence window:
- a CDS encoding Phospholipase D/Transphosphatidylase has product MSLCTEIHEPQYRSQQRRDYKTQPVRKRIIICCDGTWQSAVSGKKNVPSNVTRLCRALNSVGTDEDGNQWQQIVWYDSGIGTTSGPLGQKIEGAIGLGLEGNVIEAYNFCVLNYRPGDQIMCFGFSRGAYTARAIAGLISDVGICSKQDLNRFPDLWAVYKKHPPGERFYCSDLWFEWMDGKADENQGARGETFIFEQRPEGDWAQEGSRDVEVVGVFDTVGAIGLPEVLGIRLPSWLLWWAGKDGWENVGLSPNVKHAFQALALDEHRNAFSPTLWYLHKLGNVTSGQIKDQKKMVDQEAQKWEDLLQDAIHLKGSGRASDRDVNNAARSLNQTARALNQEARKLLKLEDDHKHQHHPRTLTQVWFPGYHIHVGGGSSDTLKSEGDMEEMSNITFSWMLDQIKPYLSLNEKYISEEREDRDYHISTLVETTVHKESWRGWVQQKAAAIASAFKLKYPPLPSVQSVDKRRSYGWGTGPLEDSFTPFYYANGSRKRTPGRYDPLDKDGHRLGETFEFIHPVVGFREKHVKAYTPIGRDVKFARRRALDEQGRPGYVYDLGDSRKPLPEWRLGGLNSFERLAISGKAANDYVDELDRYLQTGITTQCRSIGGIRDIDHGIEMPENGDLRQGDFTSERSHHQSLQFGIQSPQWKSKDVSYSQETVTPIR; this is encoded by the exons ATGTCTCTCTGCACCGAAATTCATGAACCACAATATAGATCCCAACAGAGAAGGGACTACAAGACCCAGCCCGTCCGTAAGCGCATCATCATCTGCTGCGATGGAACATGGCAATCCGCCGTTTCAGGCAAGAAAAACGTCCCATCTAATGTGACGCGTCTCTGTCGCGCTCTCAACAGTGTCGGAACCGACGAAGATGGGAATCAATGGCAGCAAATAGTCTGGTACGATTCCGGGATTGGTACGACGTCAGGTCCTTTGGGACAAAAGATCGAGGGTGCTATCGGCCTAGGCCTGGAAGGAAATGTCATCGAAGCGTATAATTTTTGTGTCCTGAACTACAGACCCGGCGATCAGATAATGTGTTTTGGTTTCTCGAGGGGTGCTTATACGGCCCGTGCCATTGCCGGGTTGATCTCCGATGTTGGTATTTGCAGTAAACAGGATTTGAATCGGTTTCCCGATCTCTGGGCAGTTTATAAGAAACATCCGCCCGGCGAGCGGTTCTATTGCAGTGATCTCTGGTTCGAGTGGATGGATGGGAAGGCGGATGAGAACCAGGGTGCTCGAGGCGAGACGTTCATTTTTGAACAGCGTCCGGAGGGCGATTGGGCCCAGGAGGGGTCAAGGGATGTGGAAGTTGTTGGTGTCTTTGATACAGTCGGCGCTATTGGACTACCAGAGGTGCTGGGGATAAGATTGCCATCTTGGTTGTTGTGGTGGGCAGGTAAGGATGGGTGGGAGAATGTTGGGCTTTCACCTA ATGTCAAACATGCATTTCAGGCTTTGGCCCTCGATGAACACCGCAACGCCTTCTCGCCTACTCTGTGGTATCTCCATAAACTTGGAAACGTCACGTCAGGGCAGATAAAAGATCAGAAGAAGATGGTTGATCAGGAAGCTCAAAAATGGGAGGACCTCTTGCAAGATGCAATCCATCTCAAGGGTAGCGGCAGGGCTAGCGATAGGGATGTCAACAACGCAGCCCGATCGTTAAACCAAACCGCCAGAGCCTTGAACCAGGAGGCCCGAAAGCTTCTCAAGTTGGAAGATGACCAcaagcaccagcaccacccTCGAACCTTGACACAAGTGTGGTTCCCTGGTTATCATATTCATGTTGGCGGAGGCTCAAgtgataccctcaaaagtGAGGGTGACATGGAAGAAATGTCCAACATCACCTTCTCCTGGATGCTGGACCAGATCAAACCCTATCTGTCCCTCAACGAAAAGTACATCTCCgaggaaagagaagataggGACTACCACATTTCAACGCTTGTCGAAACTACAGTCCATAAGGAGTCCTGGAGAGGTTGGGTTCAACAAAAAGCTGCAGCAATAGCATCGGCTTTCAAACTCAAATATCCCCCCCTGCCTTCCGTTCAGTCTGTGGACAAGCGACGCAGCTATGGTTGGGGAACAGGCCCGCTGGAAGACAGCTTTACGCCATTTTACTACGCAAACGGGTCACGGAAGCGAACACCTGGACGCTACGATCCGTTGGACAAAGATGGACATCGGTTAGGAGAGACGTTCGAGTTTATTCATCCAGTGGTGGGATTTCGGGAGAAGCATGTCAAGGCTTATACGCCGATTGGCCGTGATGTCAAGTTTGCCCGTCGGAGAGCTCTTGACGAGCAGGGCCGCCCTGGTTATGTTTATGACCTGGGAGATTCACGCAAGCCCTTACCGGAGTGGCGCTTAGGAGGGCTGAACTCTTTTGAGAGGCTCGCCATCAGTGGCAAGGCTGCAAATGATTATGTCGACGAACTAGATCGATATTTGCAGACTGGGATCACGACACAATGCCGATCTATTGGGGGAATTCGAGATATTGACCATGGGATTGAAATGCCCGAAAATGGGGACTT